The following are from one region of the Penaeus monodon isolate SGIC_2016 chromosome 19, NSTDA_Pmon_1, whole genome shotgun sequence genome:
- the LOC119585194 gene encoding CDK5 and ABL1 enzyme substrate 2-like isoform X2 encodes MATVMQRQRSRRRLAALTFLSNISLDGTHRDTRLSQYGRGGFLGKVAGPEVRAEILDEKENRDQVKESEEGRTSGGKDFLIGNSASVCRQESVGASQDLADGGVQGDKGVGGDGNVIHHTVHFRDRTNTNNSELGDRPGVLKKRMGLHHHPLVDKTQCFSSNESLGAPIPNIGGGRTRKLSSSVSDTSGPPSKEVKFMKTGHDLQVRDERVVLISSHKIPFHIFSSLPYNKSKLGGRNDHHGRGESGRRRHPSGNRPLSTISDSVDPAYILGLDRSDEVGEVSYSELLVPSRSFFCKPRRQQSEHIELGDPTERCMHPGVARCFSYEPATHKATAHYIPHSPHGHYDKGCACDLEEWRCPTVGHAASIQYVPNMLDDPELRAGKHRKLLRFPSYMTSVMDYTKPSELKKELNDKFRGKFPHIQLTLSKLRSLKREMLKIARQDCDIDLLTVAQAYVYFERLILKTIVNKQNRKLIAGACLILSAKMNDVKGETLSNLIEKTESTFRLNRRDLTQWEFAALVALEFGLHLPTWHVNPHYQRLLFES; translated from the exons ATGGCGACGGTGATGCAGAGGCAGCGCTCTCGGAGGAGGCTCGCGGCGCTCACTTTTCTCTCCAATATCTCTCTCGATGGGACACACAGGGACACGAGGCTTTCCCAGTATGGTCGGGGGGGATTCCTGGGCAAGGTGGCAGGACCAGAGGTAAGGGCGGAGATACTGGACGAGAAGGAGAACCGTGATCAGGTCAAGGAATCGGAGGAAGGGAGGACCTCGGGAGGGAAGGATTTCCTCATTGGGAACTCGGCTTCCGTCTGTCGCCAGGAATCCGTAGGGGCGTCGCAGGATCTTGCAGATGGAGGAGTTCAAGGAGACAAAGGCGTTGGTGGAGATGGAAACGTCATTCATCACACCGTTCACTTCAGAGACAG gacaaacacaaacaactcaGAGCTTGGTGACCGTCCAGGTGTTCTAAAGAAACGCATGGGTCTGCATCACCATCCGTTGGTTGATAAGACACAGTGCTTTAGCAGTAATGAAAGCTTAGGAGCTCCAATACCAA atattggAGGAGGAAGAACCAGAAAGTTATCCAGCAGTGTGTCAGATACATCAGGGCCCCCCAGCAAAGAGGTCAAATTTATGAAGACAGGACACGATCTACAAGTCCGAGATGAGCGAGTAGTTTTGATATCATCCCACAAGATACCTTTCCACATCTTTTCCTCACTACCATACAACAAATCTAAGCTGGGAGG ACGAAATGACCATCATGGAAGAGGTGAAAGTGGACGGCGGCGTCATCCATCAGGGAACCGACCCCTCTCCACTATCAGTGACAGTGTGGATCCTGCTTATATTCTAGGATTAGATCGTTCAGATGAAGTTGGG GAGGTGTCATACAGTGAACTTCTGGTTCCATCTCGGAGTTTCTTCTGCAAGCCTCGACGTCAGCAGTCAGAGCACATAGAACTTGGTGACCCAACGGAGCGTTGTATGCATCCAGGTGTTGCTCGGTGTTTCAGCTATGAACCAGCAACACACAAGGCCACTGCACATTATATTCCACACTCACCCCATGGACATTATGACAAAG GTTGTGCTTGTGACTTGGAAGAATGGCGTTGCCCAACTGTTGGTCATGCAGCAAGTATACAGTATGTGCCAAATATGCTCGATGATCCTGAGTTACGGGCTGGCAAGCATCGCAAATTGCTGCGGTTTCCATCCTACATG ACATCTGTTATGGATTATACTAAACCTTCAGAATTGAAAAAGGAGTTAAATGACAAGTTCCGTGGAAAATTTCCTCATATACAGTTGACTTTAAGTAAATTACGAAG TTTAAAACGTGAAATGCTGAAGATCGCCAGGCAAGACTGTGACATAGACCTCCTCACAGTGGCACAAGCTTATGTTTACTTTGAAAGGCTGATACTCAAGACCATTGTAAACAAGCAGAATCGAAAGTTGATTGCTGGTGCCTGTCTCATTCTCTCCGCCAAGATGAATGATGTTAAAGGAGAGACTTTGAGTAATCTCATTGAG AAAACAGAGAGTACCTTCAGGCTGAACCGGCGTGACCTCACCCAGTGGGAATTTGCAGCCCTAGTGGCCCTCGAATTTGGGCTCCACCTCCCCACTTGGCATGTGAATCCACACTATCAACGGCTGCTTTTTGAGTCCTGA
- the LOC119585194 gene encoding CDK5 and ABL1 enzyme substrate 2-like isoform X1, which yields MATVMQRQRSRRRLAALTFLSNISLDGTHRDTRLSQYGRGGFLGKVAGPEVRAEILDEKENRDQVKESEEGRTSGGKDFLIGNSASVCRQESVGASQDLADGGVQGDKGVGGDGNVIHHTVHFRDRTNTNNSELGDRPGVLKKRMGLHHHPLVDKTQCFSSNESLGAPIPNIGGGRTRKLSSSVSDTSGPPSKEVKFMKTGHDLQVRDERVVLISSHKIPFHIFSSLPYNKSKLGGRNDHHGRGESGRRRHPSGNRPLSTISDSVDPAYILGLDRSDEVGEVSYSELLVPSRSFFCKPRRQQSEHIELGDPTERCMHPGVARCFSYEPATHKATAHYIPHSPHGHYDKGVVSGSSTMAGSLTLLRALETGEHMSRKGCACDLEEWRCPTVGHAASIQYVPNMLDDPELRAGKHRKLLRFPSYMTSVMDYTKPSELKKELNDKFRGKFPHIQLTLSKLRSLKREMLKIARQDCDIDLLTVAQAYVYFERLILKTIVNKQNRKLIAGACLILSAKMNDVKGETLSNLIEKTESTFRLNRRDLTQWEFAALVALEFGLHLPTWHVNPHYQRLLFES from the exons ATGGCGACGGTGATGCAGAGGCAGCGCTCTCGGAGGAGGCTCGCGGCGCTCACTTTTCTCTCCAATATCTCTCTCGATGGGACACACAGGGACACGAGGCTTTCCCAGTATGGTCGGGGGGGATTCCTGGGCAAGGTGGCAGGACCAGAGGTAAGGGCGGAGATACTGGACGAGAAGGAGAACCGTGATCAGGTCAAGGAATCGGAGGAAGGGAGGACCTCGGGAGGGAAGGATTTCCTCATTGGGAACTCGGCTTCCGTCTGTCGCCAGGAATCCGTAGGGGCGTCGCAGGATCTTGCAGATGGAGGAGTTCAAGGAGACAAAGGCGTTGGTGGAGATGGAAACGTCATTCATCACACCGTTCACTTCAGAGACAG gacaaacacaaacaactcaGAGCTTGGTGACCGTCCAGGTGTTCTAAAGAAACGCATGGGTCTGCATCACCATCCGTTGGTTGATAAGACACAGTGCTTTAGCAGTAATGAAAGCTTAGGAGCTCCAATACCAA atattggAGGAGGAAGAACCAGAAAGTTATCCAGCAGTGTGTCAGATACATCAGGGCCCCCCAGCAAAGAGGTCAAATTTATGAAGACAGGACACGATCTACAAGTCCGAGATGAGCGAGTAGTTTTGATATCATCCCACAAGATACCTTTCCACATCTTTTCCTCACTACCATACAACAAATCTAAGCTGGGAGG ACGAAATGACCATCATGGAAGAGGTGAAAGTGGACGGCGGCGTCATCCATCAGGGAACCGACCCCTCTCCACTATCAGTGACAGTGTGGATCCTGCTTATATTCTAGGATTAGATCGTTCAGATGAAGTTGGG GAGGTGTCATACAGTGAACTTCTGGTTCCATCTCGGAGTTTCTTCTGCAAGCCTCGACGTCAGCAGTCAGAGCACATAGAACTTGGTGACCCAACGGAGCGTTGTATGCATCCAGGTGTTGCTCGGTGTTTCAGCTATGAACCAGCAACACACAAGGCCACTGCACATTATATTCCACACTCACCCCATGGACATTATGACAAAG GTGTGGTGTCTGGCTCTTCTACCATGGCCGGCTCTTTGACCTTGTTGAGAGCATTAGAGACGGGTGAACACATGAGTAGAAAGG GTTGTGCTTGTGACTTGGAAGAATGGCGTTGCCCAACTGTTGGTCATGCAGCAAGTATACAGTATGTGCCAAATATGCTCGATGATCCTGAGTTACGGGCTGGCAAGCATCGCAAATTGCTGCGGTTTCCATCCTACATG ACATCTGTTATGGATTATACTAAACCTTCAGAATTGAAAAAGGAGTTAAATGACAAGTTCCGTGGAAAATTTCCTCATATACAGTTGACTTTAAGTAAATTACGAAG TTTAAAACGTGAAATGCTGAAGATCGCCAGGCAAGACTGTGACATAGACCTCCTCACAGTGGCACAAGCTTATGTTTACTTTGAAAGGCTGATACTCAAGACCATTGTAAACAAGCAGAATCGAAAGTTGATTGCTGGTGCCTGTCTCATTCTCTCCGCCAAGATGAATGATGTTAAAGGAGAGACTTTGAGTAATCTCATTGAG AAAACAGAGAGTACCTTCAGGCTGAACCGGCGTGACCTCACCCAGTGGGAATTTGCAGCCCTAGTGGCCCTCGAATTTGGGCTCCACCTCCCCACTTGGCATGTGAATCCACACTATCAACGGCTGCTTTTTGAGTCCTGA